A window from Sphingopyxis alaskensis RB2256 encodes these proteins:
- the copD gene encoding copper homeostasis membrane protein CopD — MGDPVLIGIRFALYADLMLIAGLAAFPLFALTRSERLAPQSMMASIWRAERWLCAAGLLLSILGMGVLAASMQGVGLLSLELQPFWDLVRETEVGTAWVYRSAALLLALGVAIWMVRWPTTSAAVLAAAGSVAVASLVWSGHAGATEGAAGTVHRISDILHLIAAAVWIGAIGAFLILISPRRVREWPGGLQIAARSLDQFSRVGTICALVIAATGLVNSQMIVGAENLGRSLGSPYGQLLLAKLALFGLMLALAAANRWRLTPALAAAVPGTDTDNVDADPDLAIAAMRRSLIIEASAALAILALVAWFGTLEPFVTADPV, encoded by the coding sequence GTGGGGGACCCCGTTCTGATCGGCATCAGGTTCGCACTTTATGCGGACCTGATGCTCATCGCCGGCCTTGCTGCGTTCCCGCTTTTTGCGCTGACACGGAGCGAACGCCTTGCGCCGCAGTCGATGATGGCCTCGATCTGGCGCGCAGAGCGATGGCTCTGCGCCGCCGGACTGCTTCTCTCCATCTTGGGGATGGGCGTGCTCGCGGCTTCGATGCAGGGTGTGGGGCTCCTCTCCCTGGAACTCCAGCCTTTTTGGGACCTTGTTCGCGAGACCGAGGTCGGCACAGCCTGGGTCTACCGGAGCGCAGCGCTGCTGCTCGCGCTGGGAGTCGCGATCTGGATGGTCCGCTGGCCGACAACTTCGGCCGCCGTACTCGCGGCCGCGGGCTCGGTGGCCGTCGCGAGTCTGGTCTGGTCCGGCCACGCCGGCGCGACCGAAGGCGCCGCAGGCACCGTGCACCGGATCAGCGACATCTTGCACCTGATTGCAGCGGCGGTCTGGATCGGCGCGATCGGCGCCTTCCTGATCCTGATCTCACCACGTCGTGTCCGCGAATGGCCGGGCGGACTCCAAATTGCGGCGCGGAGCCTCGATCAATTCTCGCGCGTCGGTACGATCTGCGCCCTCGTCATCGCCGCCACCGGCCTCGTCAACAGCCAGATGATCGTCGGCGCCGAGAATCTCGGCCGTTCCCTCGGCTCGCCCTATGGACAATTGCTTCTCGCCAAGCTTGCGCTGTTCGGACTGATGCTGGCGCTCGCGGCGGCGAACCGCTGGCGGCTGACCCCGGCGCTCGCGGCCGCCGTCCCGGGGACCGATACCGACAATGTCGACGCCGACCCCGACCTCGCGATTGCAGCCATGCGCAGAAGCCTCATCATCGAAGCGTCGGCCGCGCTCGCCATACTCGCGCTGGTTGCCTGGTTCGGCACGCTCGAACCCTTCGTCACCGCCGATCCGGTTTGA
- a CDS encoding periplasmic heavy metal sensor, with translation MPSRRLLLLGLIAFAAAIAGVFIGRLVADAPKASETELHALLHSQLDLTPEQEKKLERIEADFAGRRQALELEMRAANVRLAQAIEAEHGYGPRVTEAIDETHEVMGTLQKETLQHLFAMRGVLNPDQAEMFDKSVVKALTADAR, from the coding sequence ATGCCGTCGCGCCGTCTTCTTCTCTTGGGGCTCATTGCCTTCGCCGCGGCGATTGCCGGCGTGTTCATCGGCCGTCTGGTAGCCGATGCGCCCAAAGCCAGCGAAACCGAACTTCATGCGCTTCTCCACAGCCAACTCGACCTGACCCCGGAGCAGGAAAAGAAACTCGAGCGGATCGAAGCCGACTTCGCCGGTCGCCGCCAGGCGCTCGAACTCGAGATGCGCGCCGCCAATGTCCGGCTCGCGCAGGCGATCGAAGCCGAGCATGGCTATGGACCGCGCGTCACCGAGGCGATCGACGAGACGCATGAGGTGATGGGGACATTGCAGAAGGAAACGCTCCAGCATCTCTTCGCGATGCGCGGGGTTCTCAACCCCGATCAAGCGGAAATGTTCGACAAAAGCGTGGTCAAGGCGCTGACCGCCGATGCGCGGTGA
- a CDS encoding copper resistance system multicopper oxidase, with translation MERRRFVSGALGGGAAAAMAAWFPAWAQSVSSGITAPLPTVSGNDITLRIARQTMRIDGKVSRAIGINGTVPAPLVRLKEGQTARLTVVNDLDEDSSIHWHGLILPFQMDGVPGVSFPGIKPRSQFVYEFPVVQSGTYWYHSHSGLQEQLGHYGPIVIDPAGADPIGYDREHVVVLSDHSQLSPEAIFRKLKVNPGHFNMQRQTLAGLLAGKDQPLKERIDWGKMRMDPTDVADVNGSTYTFLVNGHGPRDNWTALFSPGERVRLRIVNASAMTIFNVRIPGLRMTVVQADGLNVVPTEIDEFQIAVAETYDVIVTPVEDRAYTLVAEANDRSGMGRATLAPRAGMVAEVPPLRERPLATMKDMGMGDMSGGAMAGMDHSGGDMGAMPMPASDPSCPPEHAKMGHCTPAGESGAMAGMDHGSGGGMQHSMRDFSVAPQVKRDPSVQTISPMPMDRMGEPGQGLENVGHKVLTYHDLVALERNPDTRAASRSLDIHLTGNMERFMWSFDGIKMSDYHEPIPFIEGERVRINLINDSMMSHPIHLHGHFFELVTGKGDRSPRKHTVLVQPGGIASFDFTADALGDWAFHCHLLYHMHAGMMRVVSVRPKGDGE, from the coding sequence ATGGAAAGGCGTCGGTTCGTCAGTGGAGCTTTGGGTGGAGGGGCTGCTGCGGCGATGGCCGCATGGTTCCCGGCCTGGGCCCAGTCGGTGTCGTCCGGCATCACCGCGCCGCTTCCGACCGTATCCGGCAATGACATAACGCTGCGCATCGCCCGGCAGACGATGCGGATCGACGGCAAGGTCAGCCGCGCGATCGGGATCAACGGCACCGTGCCCGCGCCGCTCGTCCGTCTAAAGGAAGGGCAGACAGCGCGCCTGACCGTCGTCAACGATCTCGACGAGGACAGCTCGATCCACTGGCACGGGCTGATCCTGCCGTTCCAGATGGACGGCGTGCCCGGCGTCAGCTTCCCCGGCATCAAACCGCGATCGCAGTTCGTGTATGAGTTTCCCGTCGTCCAGTCGGGGACCTATTGGTATCACAGCCATTCGGGGCTGCAGGAACAGCTGGGCCACTACGGCCCGATCGTCATCGATCCCGCGGGCGCCGACCCGATCGGCTACGATCGCGAGCATGTCGTCGTCCTGTCCGACCACAGTCAATTGTCGCCCGAGGCGATCTTCCGCAAGCTCAAGGTCAATCCCGGCCATTTCAACATGCAGCGCCAGACGCTGGCGGGCCTGCTCGCCGGCAAGGATCAACCGCTCAAGGAGCGGATCGATTGGGGCAAGATGCGGATGGACCCGACCGACGTCGCCGACGTCAATGGTTCGACATACACCTTCCTCGTCAACGGCCATGGTCCGCGCGACAACTGGACCGCGCTCTTCAGCCCGGGCGAGCGGGTGCGCCTGCGTATCGTCAATGCGTCGGCGATGACGATCTTCAACGTCCGCATCCCGGGCCTCAGGATGACCGTGGTGCAGGCCGACGGCCTCAATGTCGTGCCGACCGAGATCGACGAGTTCCAGATCGCGGTCGCCGAAACCTATGACGTCATCGTGACCCCGGTCGAGGACCGTGCTTATACGCTCGTTGCCGAGGCCAATGACCGCTCGGGCATGGGACGCGCGACGCTCGCACCGCGCGCTGGCATGGTCGCCGAGGTGCCGCCGCTCCGCGAACGGCCGCTCGCGACCATGAAGGACATGGGCATGGGCGACATGTCGGGCGGCGCGATGGCGGGTATGGACCATTCGGGCGGCGATATGGGCGCCATGCCCATGCCGGCGAGCGACCCTTCTTGTCCTCCCGAACATGCCAAGATGGGCCATTGTACGCCAGCGGGGGAAAGCGGCGCGATGGCGGGCATGGATCATGGATCTGGCGGAGGCATGCAGCACAGCATGCGCGACTTCAGTGTCGCGCCGCAGGTCAAGCGCGATCCCAGCGTTCAGACGATCTCGCCGATGCCGATGGATCGCATGGGCGAGCCGGGGCAGGGACTGGAGAATGTCGGGCACAAGGTGCTGACCTACCATGACCTTGTCGCGCTCGAGCGCAACCCCGATACCCGCGCCGCCTCGCGCTCGCTCGACATCCATCTGACCGGCAATATGGAACGCTTCATGTGGTCGTTCGACGGCATCAAGATGTCCGACTATCACGAGCCCATCCCCTTCATCGAGGGAGAGCGCGTGCGGATCAACCTCATCAACGATTCGATGATGAGCCACCCCATCCACCTCCACGGCCATTTTTTCGAACTGGTGACGGGCAAGGGCGACCGGTCGCCGCGCAAGCATACGGTGCTTGTCCAGCCGGGCGGCATCGCGAGCTTCGATTTCACCGCCGACGCGCTCGGCGACTGGGCGTTCCATTGCCACCTTCTCTATCACATGCACGCGGGGATGATGCGCGTCGTCAGCGTCCGTCCGAAGGGAGACGGCGAATGA
- a CDS encoding YybH family protein — protein MRRLTITAIALAMLVAVPAQATEPADYQGAAAALAQYKSAMEKLDLTGVEALFSPDAQIFESGGVEGNFAHYRDHHMGPELKEFKSFTFRNYKISVRGEGNIAIATETYSFSIVLASGETIERDGVATSVLKQDNGKWQIFNLHSSSRKPKVRPAGGI, from the coding sequence ATGAGACGACTGACGATTACAGCAATCGCATTGGCCATGCTGGTGGCCGTCCCGGCTCAGGCGACCGAGCCTGCGGATTATCAGGGCGCGGCGGCAGCGCTCGCGCAGTATAAATCGGCGATGGAGAAACTGGACCTGACCGGCGTCGAGGCCCTCTTTTCGCCAGACGCCCAGATATTCGAGTCCGGCGGCGTTGAAGGGAACTTCGCCCACTATCGCGACCATCACATGGGTCCCGAACTCAAGGAATTCAAATCCTTCACCTTCCGCAATTACAAGATTTCGGTTCGCGGCGAAGGAAATATCGCGATCGCAACCGAGACCTACAGCTTCTCGATTGTGCTCGCGAGCGGCGAGACCATCGAACGGGATGGCGTCGCTACGAGTGTCCTCAAACAGGACAACGGAAAGTGGCAGATCTTCAATCTCCACAGCTCCTCACGCAAGCCGAAGGTGCGGCCGGCGGGTGGCATCTGA
- a CDS encoding RNA polymerase sigma factor, with protein sequence MSADLSQCSDQDLAAFARAHREDAYRELLRRYKTGVYRLIVKQIGDADEAMDLTQETFVSGFSALDRYDGERPFRTWIARIALNKCRDWARRRKVRAFFSRALPLENAHHVASDGPGPDSAATDRRELARVRGAIDQLPQNLREVLLLRGVDEVSQAETAVILRVSEKTVETRLYRARTRLRELLAGTSASAEG encoded by the coding sequence GTGAGCGCCGACCTATCGCAATGTAGCGACCAGGATCTGGCGGCCTTTGCGCGCGCGCACCGCGAAGACGCCTATCGCGAGTTGCTGCGCCGTTACAAAACGGGCGTCTACCGGCTCATCGTAAAGCAGATCGGCGATGCCGACGAGGCGATGGATTTGACGCAGGAGACGTTCGTCTCCGGCTTTTCGGCGCTCGATCGCTATGATGGCGAACGCCCCTTCCGCACATGGATCGCCCGTATCGCGCTCAACAAATGTCGCGACTGGGCACGACGGCGAAAGGTGCGCGCCTTTTTCTCCCGCGCGCTCCCGCTCGAAAATGCGCATCACGTAGCAAGCGATGGTCCTGGGCCCGATTCCGCGGCGACCGACAGGCGAGAGCTCGCCAGGGTTCGCGGGGCGATCGATCAGCTGCCGCAGAATTTGCGCGAAGTGTTGCTCCTCCGCGGTGTCGACGAGGTCAGCCAGGCCGAAACAGCGGTCATTTTGCGGGTCAGCGAGAAAACAGTCGAAACGCGCCTCTATCGAGCGCGGACCAGGCTCCGGGAATTGCTCGCGGGAACATCTGCGAGCGCCGAGGGTTGA
- the copC gene encoding copper homeostasis periplasmic binding protein CopC, producing MFMFKSLLPSAAAAFALLLMPATASAHTKLVSSTPAANSTVSKVTSVNLQFNEKIVASTLKTELVMTGMPGMANHAPMKVPYSSMMGKEGKSAMLMLKRPLTAGTYKVTWSAAGADTHRMGSEFSFTVK from the coding sequence GTGTTCATGTTCAAGTCTCTTCTCCCCTCTGCAGCGGCGGCTTTCGCTCTGCTTCTCATGCCGGCCACGGCAAGCGCGCACACCAAGCTCGTCAGCTCGACGCCCGCCGCCAATTCGACCGTTTCGAAGGTCACGTCGGTCAATCTTCAGTTCAACGAAAAGATCGTCGCCTCGACCCTCAAGACCGAGCTGGTCATGACCGGCATGCCCGGCATGGCCAATCATGCCCCGATGAAGGTGCCTTACTCGTCGATGATGGGCAAAGAGGGCAAGTCGGCGATGCTGATGCTCAAGCGGCCGCTGACAGCCGGAACCTACAAGGTCACATGGTCGGCGGCGGGCGCTGATACCCACCGCATGGGCAGCGAATTCAGCTTCACCGTAAAGTAA
- a CDS encoding heavy metal translocating P-type ATPase, with translation MHDHQGAEKGSGSTTDPVCGMTVDPATTPHTATHSGKHHYFCSAGCLAKFEADPDLYAAKSEPAAADAPEGAIWTCPMHPEIQRAGPGSCPICGMALEPVMPTASDGPSEEYRDMRRRFWIGLLLALPVVALEMGGHLTGLHQYVGRQTNNWIQMLLATPVVLWAGWPFFERAWLSIRNKSLNMFTLIAMGTGVAWGYSMMAAILPQIFPAAFRAADGSVAVYFEAAAVITVLVLLGQVLELRARETTSGAIRALLDLTPKLARRVRSDGSDEEVALEEVAVGDMLRIRPGEKVPVDGIVVEGRGTVDESMVTGESMPVTKAAGAALIGGTINQTGGLLMRSEKVGRDTMLARIVQMVADAQRSRAPIQRLADTVSGWFVPGVIVVAIVAFIVWSLLGPAPAMAYGLIAAVSVLIIACPCALGLATPMSIMVGVGRGAEVGVLIKNAEALERMEKVDTLVVDKTGTLTEGRPSVVAIEVAEGFEENDLLRIAASLERSSEHPLAAAIVKAAEDRALALVEPSGVDQPVGKGIVGVVDDKAIVLGNANFLEEYDVDLGALAEAADRLRTDGATAIYIAVSGKAAGVIAIADPVKETTGDALAALREAGIKVIMLTGDNRVTAEAIARRLGIDDVEADVLPDQKSAVVQRLREEGRIVAMAGDGVNDAPALAAADVGIAMGSGTDVAIESAGVTLLRGDLLGIVRARHLSHATMANIRQNLFFAFAYNVAGIPVAAGVLYPVFGLLLSPVIAAAAMALSSVSVIANSLRLRFARI, from the coding sequence ATGCACGATCATCAGGGCGCAGAAAAAGGCAGCGGGAGCACGACCGATCCCGTCTGCGGCATGACGGTCGATCCGGCCACCACACCTCACACCGCGACGCATAGCGGCAAGCATCACTATTTCTGCAGCGCAGGCTGCCTCGCCAAATTCGAGGCCGATCCCGATCTTTATGCCGCAAAAAGCGAGCCGGCCGCAGCCGATGCACCCGAAGGCGCCATCTGGACCTGCCCGATGCATCCCGAAATCCAGCGCGCCGGCCCCGGAAGCTGCCCGATCTGCGGCATGGCACTCGAGCCCGTCATGCCGACAGCATCGGACGGCCCCAGCGAAGAATATCGCGATATGCGGCGGCGCTTCTGGATCGGGCTCCTTCTCGCCCTTCCGGTGGTTGCGCTCGAAATGGGCGGCCATCTGACGGGCCTCCACCAATATGTCGGCCGCCAGACGAACAACTGGATCCAGATGCTGCTCGCGACCCCCGTCGTGCTATGGGCTGGCTGGCCCTTCTTCGAGCGCGCCTGGCTCTCGATCCGCAACAAGAGCCTCAACATGTTCACCCTCATAGCGATGGGGACGGGCGTTGCCTGGGGCTACAGCATGATGGCGGCGATTCTCCCGCAAATCTTCCCGGCAGCCTTCCGCGCCGCCGATGGTTCGGTCGCGGTCTATTTCGAGGCCGCCGCAGTCATCACGGTCCTGGTGCTACTCGGGCAGGTGCTCGAACTCAGGGCCCGCGAAACGACGAGCGGCGCGATCCGCGCGCTCCTTGACCTGACACCGAAGCTCGCCCGGCGCGTCCGCAGCGATGGAAGCGACGAGGAGGTAGCGCTCGAGGAAGTCGCGGTCGGCGACATGCTGCGCATCCGTCCGGGCGAAAAAGTCCCCGTCGATGGCATCGTCGTAGAAGGCCGCGGCACAGTCGACGAATCGATGGTTACGGGCGAATCGATGCCGGTCACCAAGGCGGCCGGCGCGGCGCTGATCGGCGGGACGATCAACCAGACGGGCGGCCTGCTCATGCGCAGCGAGAAGGTCGGGCGCGACACGATGCTCGCGCGGATCGTACAAATGGTCGCCGACGCGCAGCGCAGCCGGGCGCCGATCCAGCGTCTCGCCGATACCGTTTCGGGCTGGTTCGTGCCCGGCGTCATCGTCGTCGCCATCGTCGCTTTCATTGTCTGGTCGCTTCTCGGCCCCGCGCCCGCCATGGCCTACGGCCTTATCGCCGCCGTCTCGGTGCTCATCATCGCCTGCCCCTGCGCGCTCGGCCTCGCGACGCCGATGTCGATCATGGTCGGCGTGGGGCGCGGCGCCGAAGTTGGCGTGCTGATCAAAAATGCCGAGGCGCTTGAGCGGATGGAGAAGGTCGACACGCTCGTCGTCGATAAGACCGGGACGCTGACAGAAGGCAGACCCTCGGTCGTCGCCATCGAAGTCGCCGAAGGGTTCGAGGAAAACGACCTCCTCCGGATTGCCGCGAGCCTTGAGCGCAGCAGCGAACATCCATTGGCCGCCGCAATCGTCAAAGCGGCGGAAGACCGCGCCCTCGCGCTCGTCGAGCCATCGGGAGTCGACCAGCCGGTCGGCAAGGGCATCGTCGGGGTCGTCGACGACAAGGCGATCGTCCTCGGCAATGCGAACTTTCTCGAAGAATATGACGTCGATCTGGGCGCACTCGCCGAGGCGGCTGACCGGCTTCGTACAGACGGTGCAACGGCGATCTACATCGCGGTCAGCGGCAAGGCGGCCGGCGTCATCGCCATCGCCGATCCGGTCAAGGAGACGACGGGCGACGCGCTCGCGGCGCTGCGCGAGGCCGGAATCAAGGTCATCATGCTCACCGGCGACAATCGCGTCACCGCCGAGGCGATCGCGCGGCGCCTCGGCATCGACGACGTTGAGGCCGACGTCCTCCCCGACCAGAAGAGTGCGGTCGTGCAGCGGCTGCGCGAAGAGGGCCGGATCGTCGCGATGGCCGGCGACGGGGTCAACGACGCCCCCGCGCTCGCCGCCGCTGACGTCGGCATCGCGATGGGCTCGGGAACCGATGTCGCCATCGAAAGCGCGGGAGTGACGCTGCTGCGCGGCGACCTTCTGGGCATCGTGCGGGCGCGGCATCTCAGCCATGCGACGATGGCGAACATCCGCCAGAATCTCTTCTTCGCTTTCGCCTATAATGTCGCCGGGATTCCGGTCGCTGCGGGCGTGCTCTATCCGGTCTTCGGACTATTGCTCTCGCCGGTCATTGCCGCCGCTGCGATGGCACTCTCGTCCGTCAGCGTCATCGCCAATTCTTTGCGGCTGCGCTTTGCCAGAATCTGA
- a CDS encoding helix-turn-helix domain-containing protein, protein MLGTGWALIDARIGSSRPHNHVAHQISLAIERDLEISGDADLIVPAGHAIAIASHVRHRLGPPGALVRSFYLDPLFRADARLSAGSAPVLLTPVETAGLCDIASGADAKRWASDYLDRSQVRPVDARLSEALAAPSDLSTARALADVACLSPSRLREIVCRDFGVPPAKLLQWLQLQRAVRALVGGGGLADAAAAGGFADQSHFTRRCAQWLGVTPSAGLSAFAFEIVP, encoded by the coding sequence ATGCTCGGGACCGGCTGGGCGCTCATTGACGCGCGCATCGGGAGCAGCCGTCCCCATAACCATGTGGCGCACCAGATCAGCCTCGCCATCGAACGCGACCTCGAAATTTCCGGTGATGCCGACCTGATAGTTCCCGCCGGACACGCCATTGCGATAGCGTCGCATGTCCGGCACCGCCTCGGGCCGCCGGGCGCCCTCGTGCGGTCATTTTATCTCGACCCGCTTTTTCGTGCCGACGCGCGGCTGTCCGCCGGATCGGCGCCCGTCCTGTTGACACCAGTAGAGACGGCCGGACTATGCGATATCGCTAGCGGCGCGGACGCGAAGCGCTGGGCGTCCGACTATCTCGACCGGTCGCAGGTGCGTCCGGTGGATGCACGCCTGTCCGAGGCGCTCGCGGCCCCTAGTGATTTGTCGACCGCGCGCGCGTTGGCCGACGTCGCCTGCCTCTCGCCCTCGCGCCTTCGCGAAATCGTCTGCCGCGACTTCGGCGTGCCTCCGGCCAAATTGCTGCAGTGGCTCCAGCTTCAACGCGCCGTGCGGGCGCTGGTCGGCGGCGGAGGTCTCGCCGACGCAGCGGCGGCGGGAGGCTTCGCCGATCAGTCGCACTTCACGCGCCGCTGCGCTCAATGGCTAGGCGTGACGCCTTCGGCTGGCCTTAGCGCCTTCGCGTTCGAAATCGTGCCCTGA
- a CDS encoding c-type cytochrome, with protein sequence MPSVTFTLLAVALIAGAGAITVYLGLYNIAADAPHNRLTYSVIETFREQSIAARSGSIAVPADLAAPARIASGAGLYTEMCSGCHLAPGMEKTEMSQGLYPQAPILFKGSERSAAEQFWIIKHGIKMTAMPAWGKTHDDRLIWDMVAFVRKLPGLSPAQYQAITQNAPMDHDAMMKGMTEAEGASQKPSGAGEHAGH encoded by the coding sequence ATGCCGAGCGTGACGTTCACGCTGCTGGCGGTTGCCCTGATAGCGGGCGCGGGTGCGATCACCGTCTATCTCGGCCTATATAATATAGCGGCCGATGCCCCCCATAACCGGCTGACTTACAGCGTCATCGAAACATTCAGGGAGCAATCCATCGCAGCCCGGTCCGGATCGATCGCGGTGCCGGCGGATTTGGCGGCTCCGGCGCGGATCGCATCGGGCGCCGGACTATACACGGAGATGTGCAGCGGCTGCCATCTGGCGCCCGGAATGGAAAAAACCGAAATGAGTCAGGGGCTGTATCCGCAAGCGCCCATCTTGTTCAAAGGTTCGGAACGTTCGGCTGCGGAGCAATTCTGGATCATCAAGCATGGCATCAAGATGACCGCCATGCCGGCCTGGGGGAAAACGCATGATGATCGTCTCATCTGGGATATGGTCGCGTTTGTCCGAAAACTCCCTGGCCTGTCGCCGGCACAATATCAGGCTATTACGCAGAATGCGCCAATGGACCATGACGCGATGATGAAGGGCATGACAGAGGCGGAAGGCGCGAGTCAGAAACCAAGCGGAGCGGGCGAACACGCAGGGCACTGA
- a CDS encoding class I SAM-dependent methyltransferase, with protein MPDPKPVARSYTPAAGYHFLTPFYDFGVAVTTRERVWRDRLVRHMALGEGDVILDIGSGTGNLALAIARHSRDVRYLGFDPDEAATRIARTKTAQIVPPPEFRVGFFAASAIDDWPSPSKIAICLVLHQVGLEEKARLLREARQVLAPGGKLYVTDYGEQRSRLMRLLFRLTIQQLDGVQDTQPNADGLLPVLMREAGFCDVRELETFRTPTGAIAIIEARKPGT; from the coding sequence ATGCCCGACCCGAAACCCGTAGCAAGATCCTACACGCCAGCGGCAGGATATCACTTCCTGACGCCCTTTTATGATTTCGGCGTCGCGGTGACGACGCGCGAGCGCGTGTGGCGCGACCGTCTCGTTCGCCATATGGCGCTCGGCGAGGGTGACGTCATTCTCGATATCGGCTCGGGTACGGGAAATCTCGCGCTGGCGATCGCTCGCCATAGCCGGGACGTCCGCTATCTTGGTTTCGACCCCGACGAGGCCGCGACGCGAATTGCCCGAACGAAGACCGCGCAGATTGTTCCACCGCCGGAGTTTCGAGTTGGCTTTTTCGCGGCTTCGGCGATCGATGACTGGCCCTCGCCTTCCAAGATTGCGATCTGCCTCGTCCTTCATCAGGTCGGGCTTGAGGAAAAGGCACGTCTGCTACGCGAGGCCCGGCAGGTGCTCGCGCCGGGCGGCAAACTCTATGTCACCGACTATGGAGAACAGCGCAGCCGCCTCATGCGGTTGCTGTTCCGCCTGACGATCCAGCAGCTCGACGGCGTCCAGGACACCCAACCCAACGCCGATGGATTGCTCCCGGTGCTGATGAGAGAGGCAGGCTTTTGCGATGTTCGCGAACTTGAGACGTTCCGCACGCCAACCGGTGCGATCGCGATCATCGAGGCCCGAAAGCCCGGGACCTGA